One Nocardia iowensis DNA window includes the following coding sequences:
- a CDS encoding tetratricopeptide repeat protein, which yields MDEETAADGRAQLAAGADAYTRGDTAEALRIFEDAARTTTGDVRLGAIVNAASMADELGDHARSLSLYREALAAMPADAPRLRPNALVNMSQALQHLGELDAAQDALQQARELLADSTDQGVLRVSCLLSLTAVALHRQHWADAAELATESLDAARRFAPQLAGHPLMNLAATFFETGRRDLAVDFGQQALAAFEAAGDRNAVAETQQNLATMLVRLDRFDEAEAPLHASQQYFEQAGLGYRAGIGLKTMAFLAEGREDLEQAKALYIRSLAYFVESCAVLDAADLRMRLATVAFKTGQYEECEALLAEAFDAYTERGLGLHCAQLDFWHATLLEGAVAAEDSPSAELLARAVDLAVPAALAIDAVRYTLPNGSQRDQWHRKIADPAMRLAFRFAYLAGDGLLLADLIETQCAGTTLNIDRSDDGRAGRLPLELLDPPPELAQHPGAAALQLGAALAEVAAGAGLPVSPPPRLALAAEGRIALAPYIAAAEQRYGRVIRDSRVLTI from the coding sequence ATGGACGAGGAAACAGCCGCTGACGGCCGTGCGCAGCTCGCCGCGGGTGCCGACGCGTACACCCGCGGTGATACTGCCGAAGCGCTGCGCATCTTCGAGGACGCCGCTCGGACCACCACCGGCGATGTCCGCCTCGGCGCCATCGTCAACGCGGCGAGCATGGCCGACGAACTCGGCGACCACGCCAGATCGCTGAGCCTGTATCGCGAGGCACTCGCCGCCATGCCCGCGGACGCGCCCCGGCTACGCCCCAACGCGCTGGTCAACATGTCGCAGGCATTGCAGCACCTCGGCGAGCTCGACGCGGCCCAGGACGCATTGCAGCAGGCGCGCGAATTGCTCGCCGACAGCACCGATCAGGGCGTCCTGCGGGTGTCCTGTCTGCTGTCGTTGACCGCCGTCGCGCTGCATCGCCAGCACTGGGCGGATGCCGCCGAACTCGCCACCGAATCGCTCGACGCGGCACGGCGGTTCGCGCCACAGCTGGCCGGACATCCGCTGATGAACCTGGCCGCCACGTTTTTCGAGACCGGACGCCGTGACCTCGCCGTTGACTTCGGCCAGCAGGCCCTCGCCGCGTTCGAGGCGGCGGGCGACCGCAATGCCGTCGCCGAGACCCAGCAGAATCTCGCCACCATGCTGGTTCGCCTCGATCGCTTCGACGAGGCGGAAGCGCCGCTGCACGCCAGCCAGCAGTACTTCGAGCAGGCCGGACTCGGCTACCGTGCCGGAATCGGCCTCAAGACAATGGCTTTCCTCGCCGAAGGCCGCGAGGATCTCGAGCAGGCCAAGGCCCTCTACATCCGGAGCCTGGCGTACTTCGTCGAGTCCTGCGCGGTGCTGGACGCCGCCGACCTGCGCATGCGTCTGGCCACGGTGGCCTTCAAGACCGGGCAGTACGAGGAATGCGAAGCGTTGCTTGCCGAGGCGTTCGACGCCTACACCGAACGCGGTCTCGGCTTGCACTGCGCCCAGCTCGATTTCTGGCATGCGACGCTGCTGGAAGGCGCTGTCGCCGCAGAGGACTCGCCTTCCGCCGAGTTGCTCGCGCGCGCGGTCGACCTGGCCGTTCCGGCAGCGCTCGCCATCGACGCGGTGCGCTACACCCTGCCCAACGGTAGCCAGCGCGACCAATGGCACCGCAAGATCGCCGACCCCGCCATGCGATTGGCCTTTCGGTTCGCCTACCTGGCGGGCGATGGCCTGCTCCTCGCCGACTTGATCGAAACACAGTGTGCGGGTACGACATTGAACATCGATAGATCCGACGACGGCCGCGCCGGTCGGCTGCCACTCGAACTCCTCGACCCGCCGCCCGAACTCGCCCAGCATCCCGGAGCCGCCGCACTCCAACTGGGCGCGGCGCTGGCCGAGGTCGCGGCGGGCGCGGGCCTTCCGGTCTCGCCGCCGCCACGTCTCGCACTCGCCGCGGAGGGCCGGATCGCGCTGGCGCCGTATATCGCCGCCGCCGAACAACGCTATGGCCGGGTGATCCGAGACAGCCGGGTGCTGACGATATGA
- a CDS encoding CHAT domain-containing protein, translated as MTQGQPTAVLRMADAGDLYMSWRWAGDTMQRGAAMLPGEPVLAAVRRLSDALPHPAEPGGLERAMTTGAFADHDTECLVAQSLSRALLPYGLAAQLYELYQRGIRPHIRLQPSPRAAQVPWELIAPSPDLRLIDIADVSLLAPASLVHAPGRTARSWAETHSAPVVAVLDPRIPGFRADSILGSVLGRMRADAPLAQRIADYAAQERLLPAVLDPTEAFRRTDTDRTWLSASLCAGASRLIYVGHVTAASPESGQSEDAELHLACTADTLGFAVPTRTHRPLSAKDFLLGTHTRTAEPTDGRDLWPLPSRVALIACESGGDMRFTEALGLTAAMISGGAELVTASRWPLPTDLAFHRIAGAPPDAYPLQQAICAIDAAHEQPDPVAVLADWQRERLTAWRTERTIEHSPLLWSAFATVRT; from the coding sequence ATGACGCAGGGGCAACCGACCGCCGTGCTGCGCATGGCGGATGCGGGAGATCTGTACATGTCCTGGCGGTGGGCCGGGGACACCATGCAACGGGGCGCCGCCATGCTGCCGGGCGAACCGGTGCTCGCGGCCGTGCGGCGACTGTCCGACGCGTTACCGCACCCGGCCGAACCCGGTGGGCTCGAACGAGCCATGACGACCGGTGCGTTCGCCGATCATGACACCGAGTGCCTTGTTGCCCAGTCGCTTTCGCGCGCGCTGCTGCCCTACGGCCTGGCCGCGCAGCTGTACGAGCTGTATCAGCGTGGCATCCGCCCGCACATCCGACTGCAACCGTCGCCGCGGGCGGCGCAGGTCCCGTGGGAGCTCATCGCGCCAAGCCCGGACCTGCGCCTGATCGACATCGCGGACGTCAGCCTGCTTGCCCCGGCCAGCCTCGTGCACGCACCAGGACGCACCGCGCGCAGCTGGGCCGAGACGCACAGCGCACCCGTCGTCGCCGTGCTCGACCCCCGCATCCCCGGCTTCCGCGCCGACTCGATCCTCGGCTCGGTACTCGGTCGCATGCGGGCGGATGCCCCACTTGCCCAACGGATTGCCGACTACGCCGCACAGGAACGCCTGCTGCCCGCGGTGCTGGACCCGACGGAGGCCTTCCGCCGGACCGATACCGACCGCACCTGGCTGAGCGCATCGCTATGCGCTGGCGCGAGCCGCCTGATCTACGTCGGCCACGTCACCGCCGCATCCCCGGAGTCCGGTCAGAGCGAGGACGCCGAACTCCACTTGGCCTGCACTGCCGACACGCTCGGCTTCGCCGTGCCGACCCGCACTCATCGCCCGTTGTCCGCCAAGGACTTTCTGCTCGGCACCCACACCCGCACCGCAGAACCCACTGATGGCCGCGACCTTTGGCCGTTGCCGAGCCGAGTGGCCCTGATCGCCTGCGAGAGCGGCGGCGACATGCGCTTCACCGAGGCGCTCGGCCTGACCGCGGCCATGATCAGCGGCGGCGCCGAACTGGTGACGGCCAGCCGCTGGCCACTGCCCACCGACCTCGCTTTCCACCGCATCGCGGGCGCGCCACCGGACGCTTATCCCCTGCAACAGGCCATTTGCGCCATCGACGCGGCACACGAACAACCTGACCCGGTCGCCGTGCTCGCCGATTGGCAACGCGAACGACTGACCGCCTGGCGCACCGAGCGCACCATCGAACACTCGCCGCTACTGTGGTCGGCCTTCGCCACCGTGCGCACGTAG
- a CDS encoding type II toxin-antitoxin system Phd/YefM family antitoxin — MPNTNTRNLHELSSDIGAVIRDVVATGEDAIITDGGTEVAVIMSMADYERLHLYAELADAARPGYAGSTEFRAMSISEMLDLLGVHPTVVRNSRG, encoded by the coding sequence ATGCCCAACACGAATACGCGCAATCTGCACGAGCTGTCCTCGGACATCGGCGCCGTCATCCGCGACGTGGTAGCAACCGGCGAAGACGCGATCATCACCGACGGCGGCACCGAAGTGGCGGTGATCATGTCGATGGCCGACTATGAGCGATTGCATCTGTACGCCGAGCTGGCGGACGCGGCGCGGCCGGGCTACGCGGGTTCGACCGAGTTCAGGGCGATGTCGATCTCCGAGATGCTCGATCTGCTCGGTGTGCATCCGACGGTGGTGCGCAACTCCCGTGGCTGA
- a CDS encoding alpha/beta fold hydrolase, with amino-acid sequence MIEAIEIPTAAGTFDALACGDVGGREVMLLHGFPEAAIEWEFQLHALGGGGCRVVAPDQRGYSAGVRPSQVVDYRLDELVGDVAAIADQLGWQRFDLVGHDWGAHVGWAAAAEMPERIRSFTAVSVPHPAAFRRAMTEDEDQAQRSQYFSLLRRPRVAERELLMDNAAGLRKIFEWKIPEERIDDYVERLAQPEALTAALNWYRAMHLSGPTAPVTVPTLYVWSTEDSTIGSAAALATEKYVTGPYRFEMLEEVSHWIPEQAPEESTRLIMQHLLAHRT; translated from the coding sequence GTGATCGAGGCGATAGAGATTCCCACCGCTGCGGGGACGTTCGATGCGTTGGCCTGCGGGGATGTCGGCGGACGTGAAGTCATGCTGCTGCACGGGTTTCCGGAGGCGGCCATCGAGTGGGAGTTCCAGCTCCATGCGCTCGGCGGCGGTGGGTGTCGCGTGGTAGCGCCTGATCAGCGGGGATATTCGGCAGGGGTGCGGCCCTCGCAGGTCGTCGACTATCGGCTCGATGAATTGGTCGGCGATGTCGCGGCGATCGCCGACCAATTGGGTTGGCAGCGGTTCGATCTGGTCGGGCACGACTGGGGGGCCCACGTCGGCTGGGCGGCAGCGGCGGAGATGCCGGAGCGGATACGCAGTTTCACCGCGGTGTCGGTGCCGCATCCCGCTGCCTTCCGGCGGGCGATGACCGAGGACGAGGATCAGGCGCAACGGTCGCAATACTTTTCGCTGCTGCGCAGGCCGCGGGTGGCCGAGCGGGAGCTGCTCATGGACAACGCGGCCGGGCTCCGGAAAATATTCGAATGGAAGATCCCGGAAGAGCGCATCGATGACTACGTCGAGCGGCTCGCCCAGCCGGAAGCGCTGACCGCGGCGCTGAATTGGTACCGGGCCATGCACCTGTCCGGGCCGACCGCGCCGGTGACGGTGCCGACGCTGTACGTGTGGAGCACCGAGGACAGCACCATCGGCTCCGCGGCGGCCTTGGCCACCGAGAAATACGTGACCGGCCCCTATCGATTCGAAATGCTCGAAGAAGTGTCGCACTGGATTCCCGAGCAGGCACCCGAGGAATCGACCCGGCTGATTATGCAGCATCTGCTCGCGCACCGTACGTGA
- a CDS encoding amino acid ABC transporter ATP-binding protein, with product MSASLTATGLHLTLGHNHVLRGIDIHVDAGKTTTVIGPSGSGKSTLLRVLNRLYEPDQGDVLLDGKSVLTEDPDKLRQRIGMVFQHFNLFPHKSVVDNVSLGPRKLRGLSKEEARAVAVEQLEIVGLSDKVDTRPANLSGGQQQRVAIARALAMKPEVMFFDEATSALDPELVKGVLALMADLASGGMSMIVVTHEMGFARTVSDSVVFMDEGQVVETGTPDALFDNASTPRLQRFLSQVL from the coding sequence ATGAGTGCCTCCCTCACCGCAACCGGACTGCACCTGACTCTCGGGCACAACCACGTGCTGCGGGGCATCGACATCCACGTCGACGCGGGCAAGACCACCACGGTCATCGGCCCGTCCGGCTCCGGCAAGTCGACGTTGCTGCGCGTGCTCAACCGCCTGTACGAGCCGGACCAGGGCGATGTGCTGCTCGACGGCAAGTCCGTGCTCACCGAGGACCCGGACAAGCTGCGCCAGCGCATCGGCATGGTGTTCCAGCATTTCAACCTGTTCCCGCACAAGAGCGTGGTCGACAATGTCTCGCTCGGCCCGCGCAAGCTGCGCGGACTGTCCAAGGAGGAGGCGCGGGCGGTCGCGGTGGAGCAGCTGGAGATCGTCGGGCTGTCCGACAAGGTCGATACGCGGCCCGCGAACCTGTCCGGTGGCCAGCAGCAACGGGTCGCGATCGCCCGCGCGCTGGCCATGAAGCCGGAGGTGATGTTCTTCGACGAGGCCACCTCGGCACTGGATCCGGAGCTCGTCAAGGGCGTGCTCGCGCTGATGGCCGACCTGGCTTCCGGTGGCATGTCGATGATCGTGGTGACCCACGAAATGGGTTTCGCCCGAACGGTTTCCGACAGCGTGGTGTTCATGGACGAGGGTCAGGTCGTCGAGACGGGCACGCCTGACGCGCTGTTCGACAACGCGTCGACGCCGCGCCTACAGCGCTTCCTCTCCCAGGTGCTGTAG
- a CDS encoding ABC transporter substrate-binding protein/permease produces MAGLPAVRSRALIAVILLAVGLAATACGSGSDDASSARDLCAPPGVSAASPAPTNLASAQSAGTDKYTTATTAPLTSIDTSKLGLITPGKLSVGTLSDAPPSICVNGQGSFTGFDNELLKAIATKLGLQVEFSGTEFAGLLAQVAGNRFDVGSSSITTTDARRQLVGFTNGYDFGYFSLVAPNSSAIKGFSDLNRGTRIAVVQGTVQDEYVVNTLHLDPVKFPDYNTAYANLKSGQVDAWVAPSAQAEGAIKPGDGTAVVQNTFSLDNFVGWAVAKTNQPLIDALNSGLDAVIEDGTYAKLYSDWVPRELPPGWKPGSKAAPLPQLPDFAALAAEHQPEAAVQNAPKSTLQQLKDTFFDWSLYRKAFPDLLKTGLPNTLILAVVSGVLGTVLGMLLAVAGIARTRWLRWPARVYTDIFRGLPAVVIILLIGLGIGPVARNVTGNNPYWLGAVALALLASAYIGEIFRSGIQSVEPGQLEAARAIGFGYRQAMTLVVIPQGVRRVLPALMNQFIALIKDSSLIYFLGLLATQRELFAVGRDLNAQTGNLSPLVAAGLVYLLLTIPLTHLVNYIDRRMRTGRPDKPIDPLEAATITEGRG; encoded by the coding sequence ATGGCTGGTCTGCCCGCTGTGCGGTCTCGTGCGTTGATCGCCGTGATATTGCTTGCTGTCGGTCTCGCGGCCACGGCGTGCGGTTCCGGCTCCGATGATGCGTCGTCGGCGCGCGATCTGTGTGCGCCGCCGGGAGTGAGCGCGGCATCGCCCGCGCCGACGAACCTGGCTTCCGCGCAGTCCGCGGGCACGGACAAATACACCACCGCGACCACCGCACCGCTGACCTCGATCGATACCTCGAAGCTCGGGCTGATCACGCCGGGCAAGCTCAGCGTCGGCACGCTGTCGGACGCGCCGCCGAGCATCTGCGTGAACGGGCAGGGCTCGTTCACTGGTTTCGACAATGAACTGCTGAAGGCCATCGCCACGAAACTGGGCTTGCAGGTGGAGTTCTCGGGCACCGAGTTCGCCGGCCTGCTGGCCCAGGTGGCGGGCAACCGCTTCGACGTCGGCTCGTCGAGCATCACCACCACCGACGCGCGCCGCCAGCTGGTCGGCTTCACCAATGGCTACGACTTCGGCTACTTCTCCCTCGTCGCCCCCAACAGCAGTGCCATCAAAGGCTTTTCGGACTTGAACCGGGGCACCAGGATCGCGGTTGTGCAGGGCACGGTGCAGGACGAGTACGTGGTCAACACGCTGCATCTGGATCCGGTGAAGTTCCCCGACTACAACACCGCCTACGCCAACCTGAAGTCCGGCCAGGTCGACGCCTGGGTGGCACCGTCGGCGCAGGCGGAGGGCGCGATCAAGCCGGGCGATGGAACCGCGGTGGTGCAGAACACCTTCAGCCTGGACAACTTCGTCGGCTGGGCGGTCGCCAAGACCAACCAGCCGCTGATCGACGCACTCAACAGCGGCCTCGACGCGGTGATCGAGGACGGCACCTACGCCAAGCTGTACAGCGACTGGGTGCCGAGGGAACTGCCGCCGGGCTGGAAGCCGGGTTCCAAGGCCGCGCCGCTGCCGCAGCTGCCGGACTTCGCTGCCCTTGCCGCGGAACATCAGCCGGAAGCCGCCGTGCAGAACGCGCCGAAATCCACGCTGCAACAATTGAAGGACACGTTCTTCGATTGGTCGTTGTACCGCAAGGCCTTTCCCGACCTGCTCAAAACGGGTTTGCCGAATACCCTGATCCTGGCGGTGGTTTCGGGTGTGCTCGGCACCGTCCTGGGCATGCTGCTCGCGGTGGCGGGCATCGCGCGGACCCGCTGGCTGCGCTGGCCGGCCCGGGTCTACACCGACATCTTCCGCGGCCTGCCCGCTGTGGTGATCATCCTGTTGATCGGCCTCGGCATCGGCCCGGTGGCCCGCAATGTGACCGGTAACAACCCGTACTGGCTCGGCGCGGTAGCGCTGGCATTGCTGGCATCGGCCTATATCGGCGAGATCTTCCGTTCGGGTATCCAGTCCGTCGAGCCCGGTCAGTTGGAGGCGGCCCGCGCCATCGGCTTCGGCTACCGGCAGGCAATGACCCTGGTGGTCATTCCGCAGGGCGTCCGGCGGGTGCTGCCCGCACTGATGAATCAGTTCATCGCGCTGATCAAGGACTCCTCGCTGATCTACTTCCTCGGCCTGCTCGCCACCCAGCGCGAACTGTTCGCGGTCGGTCGCGACCTCAACGCGCAGACCGGAAACCTCTCCCCGCTGGTGGCCGCGGGCCTGGTCTATCTGCTGTTGACCATCCCGCTCACCCACCTGGTGAACTACATCGATCGCCGCATGCGCACCGGACGGCCGGACAAGCCGATCGATCCGCTCGAGGCCGCCACGATCACGGAAGGGCGCGGATAG
- a CDS encoding LLM class F420-dependent oxidoreductase, giving the protein MSRAVRIGVQLQPQHAPKYGLIRDAVLRAEDAGVDIVFNWDHFYPLSGDSDGAHFECWTMLGAFAEQTERVEIGALVTGGGYRNPELLADMARTVDHISNGRLILGIGAGWFEKDYNEYGYEFGTPGTRLALLKDNMARLSARLKKLNPQPTRDIPILIGGGGEKKTLRLVAEYADLWHSFADLDALAHKNKVLADHCAAVGTDLSQIERSVPWPGIEKAPAFVDAGVSLFTVGVSGPGYDLSEVEQAVRWRDEVNPEPVSGLA; this is encoded by the coding sequence ATGAGTCGAGCCGTTCGTATAGGAGTACAGCTACAACCTCAGCACGCACCCAAGTACGGACTCATTCGTGACGCGGTGCTGCGGGCCGAGGACGCGGGTGTCGACATCGTCTTCAACTGGGACCACTTCTACCCACTCTCCGGTGACTCCGACGGCGCGCACTTCGAATGCTGGACCATGCTCGGCGCCTTCGCCGAGCAGACCGAACGGGTGGAGATCGGTGCGCTGGTCACCGGCGGCGGCTACCGCAACCCCGAGTTGCTCGCCGATATGGCGCGCACCGTGGACCACATCAGCAACGGCCGCCTCATCCTCGGCATCGGCGCGGGCTGGTTCGAGAAGGACTACAACGAATACGGCTACGAGTTCGGCACGCCGGGCACCAGGCTCGCTCTGCTGAAGGACAACATGGCCCGGCTCAGCGCCCGGCTGAAGAAGCTGAACCCGCAGCCGACCCGGGACATCCCGATCCTCATCGGCGGCGGTGGCGAGAAGAAGACCTTGCGCCTGGTCGCCGAGTACGCCGACCTGTGGCACAGCTTCGCCGACCTCGACGCGCTCGCGCACAAGAACAAGGTGCTCGCCGACCACTGCGCCGCCGTCGGCACCGACCTGTCCCAGATCGAGCGCTCGGTGCCGTGGCCAGGTATCGAGAAGGCCCCGGCCTTCGTCGACGCCGGTGTGTCCCTGTTCACCGTCGGCGTCAGCGGCCCGGGATACGACCTGAGTGAGGTCGAGCAGGCGGTGCGCTGGCGCGACGAGGTGAACCCGGAACCGGTGAGCGGACTCGCCTGA
- a CDS encoding ABC transporter ATP-binding protein, producing the protein MATVTFDRATRLYAGSTKPAVDQLNLEIQDGEFLVLVGPSGCGKSTSLRMLAGLEDVSDGRILIGSKDVTHAEPKERDIAMVFQNYALYPHMTVAENMGFALKLAKVAKAETQKRVQEAAKLLDLEPYLDRKPKALSGGQRQRVAMGRAIVRQPQVFLMDEPLSNLDAKLRVQTRTQIAQLQRRLGTTTVYVTHDQVEAMTMGDRVAVLKDGLLQQCATPRDLYQDPVNVFVAGFMGSPAMNLFTLPVSNGTVSLGGHELPLPRSVIDAAEGSVSVGIRPEHFELDGAASGIEMEVDVVEELGSDAYIYGRTTSEGNAVGETIVARADWRNPPAKGTRLRLSTDPTHTYFFSAQDGRRLN; encoded by the coding sequence ATGGCCACGGTGACCTTCGACCGCGCTACCCGGCTCTACGCCGGATCGACCAAACCCGCTGTCGACCAGTTGAATCTGGAGATCCAAGACGGCGAATTCCTCGTTCTCGTCGGCCCGTCGGGCTGCGGAAAGTCCACCTCGCTGCGCATGCTGGCCGGTCTAGAGGACGTCAGCGACGGGCGGATCCTGATCGGCTCGAAAGACGTGACACACGCCGAGCCGAAGGAACGCGATATCGCGATGGTGTTCCAGAACTACGCGCTCTACCCGCACATGACCGTCGCCGAGAACATGGGCTTCGCGCTGAAACTGGCCAAGGTCGCCAAGGCGGAGACACAGAAGCGGGTGCAGGAGGCGGCGAAGCTGCTCGACCTGGAGCCGTACCTGGATCGCAAGCCGAAGGCACTGTCCGGCGGTCAGCGTCAGCGCGTCGCGATGGGCCGGGCGATCGTGCGCCAGCCGCAGGTGTTCCTGATGGACGAGCCGCTGTCCAACCTGGACGCGAAGCTGCGGGTGCAGACCCGCACCCAGATCGCGCAGCTGCAGCGCAGGCTCGGCACCACCACCGTGTACGTCACGCACGACCAGGTCGAGGCGATGACCATGGGCGACCGCGTCGCGGTGCTCAAGGACGGTCTGCTGCAGCAGTGCGCGACGCCGCGCGACCTGTACCAGGATCCGGTCAACGTGTTCGTCGCCGGATTCATGGGCTCGCCCGCGATGAACCTGTTCACGCTCCCGGTCTCGAACGGCACCGTCTCGCTCGGCGGCCACGAACTACCGCTGCCGCGCTCGGTCATCGACGCCGCCGAGGGCTCGGTGTCGGTCGGCATTCGCCCCGAGCACTTCGAGCTCGACGGCGCGGCCTCCGGCATCGAAATGGAAGTCGACGTAGTCGAGGAACTCGGCTCCGACGCCTACATCTACGGCCGCACCACCTCCGAAGGCAACGCCGTCGGCGAAACCATTGTGGCCCGCGCGGATTGGCGCAACCCGCCCGCCAAGGGCACCCGGTTGCGCCTCTCCACCGACCCCACCCACACCTACTTCTTCTCCGCCCAAGACGGCCGCCGCCTGAACTGA
- a CDS encoding winged helix-turn-helix transcriptional regulator — protein MMLVMAAVMEGPLADLSSWQPVDCSIAKALELVGTRSAILILREAYYGTTRFDGFAQRVGITDAAAATQLRKLTEAGLLAKQPYQEEGKRTRHEYVLTTMGRDLLPAVLALMQWGDAYLQPGPAPLLLVEESTGAPVRVQVRSGSGREIALEELGVRVNDEYLDVIRARKAKGRNTQ, from the coding sequence ATGATGTTGGTCATGGCAGCAGTGATGGAAGGGCCGTTGGCCGATCTGAGCTCGTGGCAGCCCGTGGACTGCTCGATCGCCAAGGCGCTCGAGCTGGTGGGCACCCGCTCGGCGATCCTCATCCTGCGCGAGGCGTACTACGGCACCACCCGGTTCGACGGCTTCGCGCAGCGGGTCGGCATCACCGACGCGGCCGCGGCCACCCAGCTCCGCAAACTCACCGAAGCGGGCCTGCTCGCCAAACAGCCCTATCAAGAAGAGGGCAAACGCACCCGCCACGAATACGTGCTCACCACCATGGGCCGCGACCTGCTCCCCGCCGTCCTCGCCCTCATGCAGTGGGGCGACGCCTATCTCCAGCCGGGCCCCGCCCCCCTGCTCCTGGTCGAAGAATCCACCGGCGCCCCCGTCCGCGTGCAGGTTCGCAGCGGATCGGGCCGCGAGATCGCCCTCGAAGAACTCGGTGTTCGCGTCAACGACGAATACCTCGACGTCATCCGCGCCCGCAAAGCCAAGGGTCGAAACACCCAATAG
- a CDS encoding thiolase family protein — MRDAVIVEAVRTPIGKGKPNGALHDINAVDLLAHSLNEVVQRSGIDPALIDDVIGGIVTQVGEQGANMTRRAALAAGYPESVPATTVDRQCGSSQQAIHFAAQGVISGAYDIVVAAGVESMGRIPMGANLIGSEDFSGVGFAERYPEGLVPQGISAELIAAKWGLTRTQLDEFALGSHEKAALATKNGLFANELAPINGLTTDEGIRVGSTLDTLAKLRPAYYDEAMAARFPQIGWEITAATASQVSDGSAAVLIMTSERAQELGLKPLARLHSFAVAADDPLLMLTAVIPATRKVLQRAGLQLSDIDLVEINEAFSPVVLAWAHDTGADLTKVNVNGGAIALGHPLGASGARLATTLVHAMQDRGARYGLQTMCEAGGLSNAMILERV; from the coding sequence ATGAGAGACGCGGTGATTGTCGAGGCGGTACGCACCCCGATCGGCAAGGGCAAGCCGAACGGCGCACTGCACGACATCAATGCGGTGGACCTGCTCGCGCACAGCCTGAACGAGGTGGTGCAGCGCAGCGGCATCGACCCCGCGCTGATCGACGACGTGATCGGCGGCATCGTCACCCAGGTCGGCGAGCAGGGCGCCAATATGACACGGCGGGCGGCACTCGCGGCCGGTTACCCCGAATCCGTGCCCGCGACCACGGTGGATCGGCAGTGCGGCAGCAGCCAGCAGGCGATCCACTTCGCCGCCCAGGGCGTGATCTCCGGGGCCTACGACATCGTCGTAGCCGCCGGTGTCGAATCGATGGGGCGGATCCCCATGGGCGCCAACCTGATCGGCTCCGAAGACTTCTCCGGCGTCGGCTTCGCCGAGCGTTACCCGGAAGGCCTGGTGCCGCAAGGGATCAGCGCCGAGTTGATCGCCGCCAAGTGGGGATTGACCCGCACACAACTGGACGAGTTCGCCCTCGGTAGCCACGAAAAAGCCGCGCTGGCAACGAAAAACGGCTTGTTCGCCAACGAGCTCGCACCGATCAACGGGCTGACCACCGACGAAGGAATCCGGGTCGGCAGCACCCTCGACACCCTCGCCAAGCTGCGGCCCGCCTACTACGACGAGGCCATGGCTGCTCGCTTCCCGCAGATCGGCTGGGAGATCACCGCGGCAACCGCGAGCCAGGTCAGCGACGGCAGCGCGGCGGTGCTGATCATGACCAGCGAGCGCGCGCAGGAGCTCGGGCTGAAGCCGCTGGCCCGGCTGCACAGCTTCGCCGTCGCGGCCGACGATCCGCTGCTGATGCTCACCGCGGTGATCCCGGCGACCCGGAAGGTGTTGCAGCGTGCCGGACTTCAGCTGTCCGACATCGATCTGGTGGAGATCAACGAGGCGTTCTCCCCGGTGGTGCTCGCCTGGGCGCACGACACCGGCGCCGACCTGACCAAGGTGAACGTCAACGGCGGCGCGATCGCCCTCGGGCACCCGCTCGGTGCCTCCGGTGCCCGGCTGGCCACCACGCTGGTGCATGCGATGCAGGATCGCGGCGCACGCTACGGCCTGCAAACCATGTGCGAGGCAGGCGGTTTGTCGAACGCGATGATTCTCGAACGCGTCTGA